AGACATGTCGGTAAGCCGTTAGTGGAACGGCGTCACCATGAGGTGATGTCAATTTTGGAGGTTAACCGTGGCACTTAATCTTGATGATAAGAAGGCCGTCGTGGCAGAAGTATCGGCGCAAGTCGCCGGCGCTTCGACCATCGTTGTGGCTGAATATCGCGGAATCACGGTTGGCGATCTGACGAAGCTTCGCGCCAATGCGCGTCAGCAAGGCGTCTACCTGCGCGTTCTGAAGAACACGCTGGCACGCCGCGCGGTGGAAAACACCCCGTTTGCTGACCTGGCTGAGCAGATGACCGGTCCTCTGATCTACGGTATCTCGACGGATCCCGTAGCCGCTGCGAAAGTCTTGAACGACTTTTCGAAGGGCAACGACAAGTTGATCTTGAAGGCCGGCTCGTACGACGGCAAGGTGATGGACAAGGCAGGCGTGCAAGCGCTGGCCTCGATCCCGAGCCGCGACGAACTGCTCGCGAAGTTGCTGGGTGTCATGCAAGCGCCGGTTTCCGGCTTTGCTCGCGTCCTGGCTGCCGTGGCCGAGAAGAAGCAAGCGGAAGCTGCTTAATTCTCGACCCGGTTACACGATCGCTGACTTCGGTCCGAACACAATCTAGGAGTTTTACAAATGGCAATCACGAAAGACGAAATCATCGAAGCCGTAGGCGCGATGTCGGTTATGGAACTGAACGACCTGGTCAAGGCGTTCGAAGAGAAGTTCGGCGTGTCGGCTGCTGCCCTGGCAGTTGCTGGCCCGGCAGGTGCTGGCGGCGGTGCTGCTGCTGCTGAAGAGCAAACCGAATTCAACGTCGTTCTGGCAGAAGTCGGCGCGAACAAGGTCGGCGTTATTAAGGCCGTCCGCGAAATCACCGGCCTGGGCCTGAAGGAAGCCAAGGATCTGGTTGATGGCGCTCCGAAGGCTGTTAAGGAAGGCGTCGACAAGGCTGCTGCTGAAGAAGCCAAGAAGAAGCTGGAAGAAGCCGGCGCCAAGGTCGAAGTCAAGTAATTCGGCTCTGCGCGTAGGGAAGGCTGGCGACGAAAAGTCGTCAGCCTTTTTGTGCTTTCAGGAGATGCAAATCCCACAAGGGGCGTGCGGAAATCGAAAGTCGGCGCGAAGCGGCGCCAAGTGGTTGAAAGCAAAATGATTTCGCCGAAGCCTGTGCCAGCCACGCTGTTTCAAACGCGTGTATCACCGGCAAGTTGAGCGAAAGGCGGTATCAGAGAAGTAGCGAAGGCGTATCGAAGAGGCCAAAGAAAAAATCGCGCGGGAATGAGCCGGCGGCGGTTTTCTCTTTGTCTTCTGAAGCGACTGCAGAAGGCAAGTTTGGTCGGGCGACGGGCAACAC
This window of the Pandoraea fibrosis genome carries:
- the rplJ gene encoding 50S ribosomal protein L10, whose amino-acid sequence is MALNLDDKKAVVAEVSAQVAGASTIVVAEYRGITVGDLTKLRANARQQGVYLRVLKNTLARRAVENTPFADLAEQMTGPLIYGISTDPVAAAKVLNDFSKGNDKLILKAGSYDGKVMDKAGVQALASIPSRDELLAKLLGVMQAPVSGFARVLAAVAEKKQAEAA
- the rplL gene encoding 50S ribosomal protein L7/L12; amino-acid sequence: MAITKDEIIEAVGAMSVMELNDLVKAFEEKFGVSAAALAVAGPAGAGGGAAAAEEQTEFNVVLAEVGANKVGVIKAVREITGLGLKEAKDLVDGAPKAVKEGVDKAAAEEAKKKLEEAGAKVEVK